One part of the Nymphaea colorata isolate Beijing-Zhang1983 chromosome 8, ASM883128v2, whole genome shotgun sequence genome encodes these proteins:
- the LOC116258739 gene encoding calmodulin-binding protein 60 A, with amino-acid sequence MSQKRQQEGEEGCGGRSPEEKRRRVPLSSVIREVMRNNNIQKFISALEPLFRRVVHEEIEKALGNHSANKLRPCAKQIHPSSSRSLQLLFTNRLSLPVFTGSRIEGEDGLSLGVSLMDTFTGQLIFSGPESSVKVEIVVLEGDFEGNEENWTHDQFKANIVRERDGRRQLLGGCVFLDLNGGIGTSGDLVFTDNSSWTRSRKFRLGARVDSGHVDGVRIQEAMSEAFVVKDHRGELYKKHYPPSLADEVWRLEKIGKDGAFHKRLNKENIHTVKDFLTLLSIDSQRLRSILGSGMSTKMWDIVVDHAKSCKIGGQMYVYYCNPDRAMGVLFNVVGELLSVLLKGRLVALDELTDTLKADVQKLVKTAYKNWSEVCSYDLVAASGDSLQLSSATLSRSPGPQPPSSDSSTHFSAAGLCSPHPSASLTDVFSSISSSSALGLDECLIPGVSENCGDNSFASLESHVLCTPYNDPASLYRQTDSLLYDAEIEGQSFCSDEHLQYFDSDAGLQLQTRHIDEQEDIGVAVRGFLIGPKHCKAEARWMTLRYVLNWSFSIKRKVASKRSKMRQKQILEYDSVQQ; translated from the exons ATGTCGCAGAAACGGCAGCAGGAGGGTGAAGAGGGCTGCGGGGGCCGGTCGCCGGAGGAAAAGCGCCGGAGAGTGCCCTTGTCTAG CGTGATAAGGGAAGTGATGAGGAACAACAACATCCAGAAGTTCATATCTGCGTTAGAACCTCTCTTTCGGCGCGTC GTTCatgaagaaatagagaaagCATTAGGAAATCATTCAGCGAATAAGCTCAG ACCTTGTGCAAAACAGATTCATCCATCTTCTTCAAGGAGTCTGCAACTACTGTTCACCAATAGATTGTCACTTCCAGTTTTCACTGGTAGCAGAATTGAAGGAGAGGATGGTCTGAGCTTAGGAGTGTCATTGATGGATACCTTTACTGGACAACTGATATTTTCAGGTCCTGAATCCTCAGTTAAGGTGGAAATCGTTGTTCTTGAGGGAGATTTTGAAGGCAATGAGGAGAATTGGACACATGACCAATTTAAAGCTAATATAGTACGGGAAAGAGATGGAAGGAGACAACTTCTTGGGGGATGTGTCTTTTTAGATCTCAATGGTGGCATAGGCACAAGTGGGGACCTGGTGTTCACTGACAACTCTAGTTGGACAAGGAGCCGCAAGTTCAGGCTTGGGGCAAGAGTTGATTCAGGACATGTTGATGGGGTGAGGATCCAAGAGGCAATGTCAGAAGCATTTGTGGTTAAGGATCACCGTGGTGAAT TATACAAGAAGCATTATCCACCATCTCTAGCTGATGAAGTCTGGCGTCTTGAGAAGATTGGTAAAGATGGTGCTTTTCATAAACGTCTTAACAAAGAGAACATTCATACAGTGAAGGATTTTCTGACCCTTCTGTCTATTGATTCTCAGAGGCTGAGAAGT ATTTTAGGGAGTGGTATGTCCACCAAAATGTGGGACATTGTAGTAGACCATGCCAAGAGTTGCAAAATCGGTGGACAAATGTATGTTTATTATTGCAATCCTGACAGAGCAATGGGAGTTCTCTTCAATGTTGTGGGTGAATTGCTATCGGTTCTTCTTAAAGGACGATTGGTTGCACTTGATGAGCTCACAGACACCCTAAAG GCAGACGTGCAAAAACTGGTGAAAACTGCATATAAGAACTGGAGTGAGGTTTGCTCTTACGATTTGGTAGCTGCATCTGGTGATTCTTTGCAGCTTTCTTCTGCGACCCTTTCTAGATCTCCAGGGCCACAGCCTCCTTCCAGTGACTCATCAACTCACTTTAGTGCAGCAGGGTTATGTTCACCTCATCCATCTGCATCATTGACAGATGTTTTCTCGTCGATCTCATCAAGCAGTGCCCTGGGTTTAGATGAATGTCTCATCCCTGGGGTTAGTGAGAACTGTGGAGACAACAGCTTTGCTTCCCTTGAATCCCATGTCCTATGTACTCCATACAATGATCCTGCATCACTGTACAGGCAGACAGATTCACTTTTATATGATGCAGAGATCGAGGGCCAAAGTTTTTGTTCAGATGAGCATCTTCAGTATTTTGATTCTGATGCTGGTTTGCAGTTGCAGACTCGTCATATTGATGAACAAGAGGACATCGGGGTTGCCGTCCGTGGTTTCCTCATTGGACCAAAGCATTGCAAGGCTGAAGCTAGATGGATGACCTTGAGATATGTGTTGAATTGGAGCTTCTCCATAAAGAGGAAAGTGGCTTCCAAACGGAGCAAGATGAGACAGAAACAAATTTTGGAGTATGATAGTGTACAGCAGTAG